The Leucothrix mucor DSM 2157 DNA window CGCTAACCATTCCGGTATTCACCAATAAATAAACGAAAAAGGTCAGGCTTAAACTACCACCAAGCAACCTTGAAAACGTATCAACACCACGCGTTGCAAGGTGCAACCCTCGTAAAATAATAAAGATGTAAATACCAAACAAAATCAAATTGCCGAGTAGGCCAAATTCTTCACCAAAAATAGCGAAGATAAAGTCGGTGTGGCGCTCAGGTAAGAAGTCTAAACGGGACTGATCTCCGTTTAACCAGCCTTTTCCGTATACGCCACCAGAGCCAATGGCGATTGTCGATTGCGTGATTTGATAACCCGTGCCGAGCTTATCAGAGCCGGGGTCTAGTAAGGTCATTACGCGTTGGCGCTGATAGTCTTCCATGCCAAAGAAGAATAGTAGAGGAGCTGCCCCCATGACTGCTGCAAATAACAATAGCAGCCACTTCCAGGCAATACCTGCAAAGTAGATAACAAAGAATCCAGCGCTTCCGATCAGCAGGGCGGTACCAAGGTCGGGTTGTTTGGCGATTAATAGCATCGGTACTGCAACGAGTGCTGCGGCGATGATATTGTCTTTAAACTTTGGGGGGAGGGTCTTTCTGGAGAAGTAACTGGCCACCATCATGGGGACTGCGAGCTTCATTACCTCGGAAGGTTGAAAGCGAATCGCCCCAAGCTCCAGCCAACGTTGAGCACCACCACCCATTGAACCTTGGTATAACACCAGAACTAATAAAGCGATACCGCCAAAGTAGACCCAAATCGACCACTGGCTGAGTATATGACTGGGTACTTGTGCGGCGACGAGCATCACCACCGCAGCAATAAACAGGTGGATAAAGTGCTTCTCCATCATCACCACATTTTCACCACTGGCGCTGTGCAAGGTAATGCCGCCAAGGGTTAGGAGGATAATCAATGCGATTAATAACACTAAATCAAGCTTTGATAGTACTTCCCAGGCAAGGCGAAAAATACCCATTGAGTTATTCATATGCGACAAGCCTCAGTACTATCTTTAAGTGCGATCATTATTTTTCTTGTTAACTTGAGTGGTTTTTACCTCGCCTTCCTCGGGCTTTTCAGCTTCGATTTGTACAGGTTTGGGGAGTAAGTAAGTGTCTAGTAGCTCACGTGCCATCGGCGCTGCCACCGCGCTACCGCCGCCGCCATTCTCAACAATGATTGATAAGGCAATGCGAGGATTTTCCAGCGGTGCAAAAGCCACAAATAAGGAGTGGTCGTGAAGCTTCTTGGCAAGTTTTGAGGCGTTATAGGTTTTGTTCTGCGCAATTCCAAAGACTTGAGCAGTACCTGTTTTACCCGCGAAACGATATTTGGCGCCAGCACCGGAGCGTCTTGCTGTTCCCATCGGACCATGAACCACATTGACCATGCCTTGAATGACCGCATCCCAGTGTGCATCGGTGGCCTTAATGCTGGGTAGGCGTTTAGGTACAACCACTTTTTCAGGTAAATCACGTGAGGTTCTAACCGACTTCAATACGTGGGGCATAACGCGTTGTCCACGCATTGCAACCGCTCCGGTCGCATGAGCTAGTTGTAGCGGTGATGCCGTCCAATAACCTTGACCGATCCCGATATTAACGGTATCGCCAGGGTACCAGCTTGTTTTGTAACGCTTCTTTTTCCATTCAGGGGTTGGGATAAGACCAGAGCGCTCGTGCGGTAAATCGATTCCGGTTTTCTGTCCAAAGCCAAATTCGCGCATGGCTACGGAGAACCGATCAATACCCATACGATAGGCCAGATCATAAAAATAGACATCGCAGGATTGGTAAATCGCACGGTTCAAAGAAATATGACCATGGCCTGTTTTTTTCCAGCAGCGATAACGATGTTTGGTCCCTGGAATTTGAAAGAAGCCGCGGCCATAGACTGTGCGCTTTTCATTAACAACGCCAGCTTCTAAACCAGCCAATCCTGTAATTGGTTTAATGGTTGAGCCTGGTGGGTAGGCGCCTTGCAAAGCACGGTTAAACAGTGGCCGACCGGGGTCATCGCGTAAGGCATTGTAGTCTTTGTAGGAGATGCCATTCACAAATAAGTTGGAATCAAACATCGGTACGCTAACCATGGCCAAAATTTCACCATTGCGAGGGTCGAGTGCCACGATAGCACCACGCTTTCCTTGTAATAGTGTCTCGGCTTTGGTTTGAAGCTCCAGATCAATACTTAAGAATAGGTCTTCACCTGAAATAGGGGACTGTTCTTCCAGTGTGCGCTGTGGCTCACTGTGTGCATCCATTTCAACCTGTTTGAAACCTGCTTTGCCGTGCAGTCTGGATTCATAGAATTTTTCAATGCCAGTTTTGCCGATATGGGTAGAGCCTTTGTATTCGTTTTTACCCAATCTTTCTAGGTCGCGTGTATCGATACGTCCCACATAGCCGATGACATGAGAGGCGACAGAACCTAAAGGATAAACCCGCTCGGTGCGGATATTGACTGCAAAGCCCGGAAATCGGTAACGATTCACAGAAAAAATAGAGATCTCTTCCGGCGTTAGCGCTGAGCGTAAGACAACAGGCTGAAAGCGCGAGTTAACCCGAAGCTGCTGTTTAAACTTGTGAATATCTTTGGCCGTAATTGGAATGAGTTTTTGTAGCAGGCCGATGTTTTCATCAAGCTCAGTTGCTTTATCGCGAACCACTTCCAGTACATATTCGATTTTATTGTCAGCAAGTACCACACCATTGCGATCGTAAATTTGACCACGAACTGGGGGGATTGGAATACGCTTTTGGTAGTTTTCCTGAGCAAGCTCAGTCAGGTGCTCATGCTGTGAAACCTGAAGATAAAACAGCCTGACGCTGATTGCTGAGAGCAGCATAACCACGACGCATGCCGCAACAATTGCTCGTGAGCGGAAGAGAAGGTGTTCTTCTTTTTCGTCTTTTAGTATTTTACTTTCCGACATCGTCGCCGCAGTAGTTAGAGAATCGATTATATGAAAACGGACTGTACTAAATTAGCACAGTCCGTCAATTATTGTTATTACTATCGAGTTAACACTTTTTGATCATTCAGAGCGACTTACTTAGAGTAAGCTTCAACACTTTCCTGGATCGCTTGACGTGCTGCAGCTGCATCAGCCCAATCGTCAATTTTTACCCACTTTCCTTTCTCAAGCTGCTTGTAGTGCTCAAAGAAATGCTCGATTTGCTGAAGTAGCAACTCAGGCAGGTCTGTGTAGTTTTGAATGTTGTCGTACTGAGTTGACAGTTTGCCAGCTGGCACTGCAACGATCTTTACATCTCCGCCGCCTTCATCAGACATGTTCAAAACGCCAACTGGGCGAGCTGGGATAACACAGCCATGAACAAGAGGCTCTGGAGTAACAACCAATACGTCAATCGGGTCGCCATCATCTGCCAGAGTGTGCGGTACGAAACCGTAGTTTGCTGGGTAGAACATTGGAGCAGTCATGAAGCGGTCAACCATCAACGCACCGCTGTCTTTATCAACTTCGTACTTTACAGGTGAAGCGTTAGCAGGGATTTCGATGATAACGTTAACGTTATTGGGTACATCTTTTCCTACGGAGAGTTTGTCGATATTCATCGTCTGAGTTCCTTTAGATGTGGAAATAAATTTGTCGCAGCATTATAACGAACCTAGGTGTGGTGCACTACGGCTAATCTTCTGGGCTGTTGAAATTTAGGGCTTATCTTAAAATCCTAATAGTCGCTATAGCATTGTCTGGATAAAAAATCAGAGAGGCTACTGATTTATAAGAGTGATGCACTTGGCTTTATTGGCTAGAGCAAGTGTTTTTATGTGACAAAGTAGGGCGCACTCTATATTATGCCGAGCAGTATGCGCTGAGATTATGATGTGCTTTTCTCCCATTTAGTTAATACAGAATTAAGTAATCCAAAATGAGTTCTATTCGAGACCAACTGTTAAAGGCTGGTTTGGTAACTGAAGAGCAGGTTAAACAGGCAGAGACTAAGCCTAAATCTGTAAAAAAGAGTGCCAAGCCAAATAATAAAAATAAAGCCGCTAATTCAGGCAGTAACCGTAACAAGCGTGCTGAGAAGCCTGCCAAGACGCATGAGCCTAGTGATCTCGAGCTGTTTTATAAGCAGCGATCTGCGACTGAGAAAGCAGAGCAGGCAGAGCAGGAAAAGCAACGCAAAGAAGCGGCTAGGGTTCGTAAGATAAACCGGGCAAAGATTGGTGCGTTGATTCGTGACAATGCGAAAAACGAAGAGTCGGCTGATATTCGCTATAACTTTGTTGTTGGTAGTTCAGTTAAATACTTGTTTGTTACTGAGGCTCAGCAAGAGCTACTTTCTGCCGGAGAACTAGCCATTGCCTTCTTGGGCGAGCGACGTTGCCTGATCACCCCGGAAGTTGCCGATCAAATCCAAGCAATCGAATCTTCAAGATTAATCATTCGTTTTGAACCGGAAAATTAATAATAACCACTAACGGTTTTTCCTGACAGAAAAAACAAATCACACGTTTAGAGTTTTCATGCAATGTCTCTACCGAGTACTTGCGTGAAAGCTTGAGTGTGCTTCATTAAATAATTTTATATAAATATAGAGAGAAAAAGAAAATGGGTATGATTGCTGAATTTAAAGAATTTGCACTGAAAGGTAACTTGGTCGATATGGCTGCAGGTATCATCATCGGTGCTGCAATCGGTAAAGTTGTTTCATCATTAGTTAGCGATATTATCATGCCACCAATTGGTGTGATGATGGGTGGCGTTGACTTCACAGACCTCTCTTATGTGATTCAGGAAGCGGCAGGGGATGTTCCTGCGGTAGCAATTAACTACGGAGCATTTGCTCAGACATTCATCGATTTCATGATTGTAGCAATGGCTATTTTCTTGATCATTAAATTGATGAACAAGGCGCAACGTAAGCAGGAACCAGAGCCTGAGCCAGCTGGCCCAAGCAGCGAAGATCTGTTGGTTGAGATCCGTGATTTGCTGAAAAAAGCATAAAAATATTGCAGGCCCGTCTACTTAGGCGGGCCTGCTTTAAAACCGATTAATCGATTAATGCTCTTAGTATGTCAGCATTGCGTAATTCAGCTTTGCTTAGTTTGACTCTTTGGCTTACAAAGATACTCTGCAGTTCCTCTAGCGCCTTTTCAAAATCCTGATTAATGATGACATAGTCATACTCTGAAAAGTGAGTCGCATCCTCTTTTGCCTGAGACAAACGTCTGGCAATAACTTCATCTGAATCCTGATTTCTTGATTGTAAACGCTGCTCTAAGGCTTCAATTGACGGTGGCAGTATAAAGATGCTGCATGCTTCGGGTTCCAATACTCTAATTTGCTGGGCACCTTGCCAGTCAATTTCAAGAATGACATCAATGCCTTGTTCCAGGCGTTCCTTAACCGTTGACTTAGACGTGCCATAGAAGTTATCAAAAACTTGCGCATACTCTAAAAACACGCCCGCCTCAATACCTTCCTTGAAGCTTTCAACCGACACAAAGTGATAATGCTGACCGTGAATCTCACCATCCCGTGTTGGACGCGTGGTATGAGAAACCGAGACTTCGATACCTGAGTTCTTTTCCAGTAGAGCACTGATCAGGCTGGTTTTTCCGGCACCCGAAGGTGCTGAGATAATATACAGTGTTCCAAGTGTCATAACAGATTCCACAACCGTGAGGCTCTCTTAAATAATGCAGGATTGTAGCGCGAAACGGTTATCGGCTAAACAGTTTCTGAGCGCCAAAGGCCATTGTCGAGGCCATCAATAGTCCATGAGCCAACCCGATATCGGATTAGCCTTAGAGTGGGTAGACCTACTGCGGAAGTCATTCGGCGCACTTGTCGGTTGCGACCTTCGCTGATGGTGATTTCAATCCAATGATCCGGCACACTTTTGCGCTCTCTCACTGGTGGGGTACGCGGCCATAAGATGTGTGGTTCTGCCATAAGGCGTGCTTTGGCTGGGCGTGTCATACCGTCTTTAAGTAAAACGCCGTCGCGTAATTGCTGAAGTGCAGTCTCATCCGGTGCACCCTCAACTTGCACCCAGTAACATTTCGACATCTTTTTTGCAGGGTTGGCGATGCGGTGCTGTAACTTGCCGTCATCAGTGAGCAGTAATAAACCTTCGCTGTCTTTATCTAGTCTTCCCGCAGGATAGCAGCCGGGAGCCTCGATAAAATCTGCTAAGCTGTTAACACCCTCTTCAGCGGTAAACTGAGAGAGAACCCCATAAGGTTTATTAAATAAAATCAGTTGTGCCATGGTACTTGTCTCATAATTTCTTTTTCACAATGGCGTCTTTTAAAAAGCCATATTGTGGATACTGATGAATAACTCGCAGCTTGGCGTTACTCGCCTTAAAGTGTGAGTTGAATGGGCCGATCTGTACTTGATAGAGGGAGGTGCCTTGTGAGTCATGGGTTTTTACAAAGGCGGGAAAGCCATGCATCATTAAGGTGTTTTTTATGCCCTCTGCCTTCTCAGCGCTCTGGCTGGAAAGAAATTGCACAACGTGACTTTTCATCAACTGCGGAGACAGTTTTGTTGAGGTATAAGGTGGGTTGGACTTTACGGTTTGCCAGTTAGCTTGTGTAGCAGAGTTAATAAGTAGTGACAGACATATGATTGCTGTTATTTTAAAAGGGATGTTATTCATCCGACTATTCCTCGAGATTACAACGGAAGTGGTCCGGCCTTTAATGGCTCTTTTTAGTGATCAGTGTAACACTTGAACAGAGAAAGGTCGTTCAATCGTTAAGTTGAAGGCCTTTGCCTGATACTAATTTACCGCTAATAGGTTGCGATAGTTTTGTGCTATTTTTGCTTGATAATAGTACGATGAGTATGTTTTTTTGGTAAGTTATATGGCTGTTTTACTGGTAATCTAGTCCTGTTGGTTGCGTAGGAGGCGATTGCT harbors:
- the rodA gene encoding rod shape-determining protein RodA; the protein is MNNSMGIFRLAWEVLSKLDLVLLIALIILLTLGGITLHSASGENVVMMEKHFIHLFIAAVVMLVAAQVPSHILSQWSIWVYFGGIALLVLVLYQGSMGGGAQRWLELGAIRFQPSEVMKLAVPMMVASYFSRKTLPPKFKDNIIAAALVAVPMLLIAKQPDLGTALLIGSAGFFVIYFAGIAWKWLLLLFAAVMGAAPLLFFFGMEDYQRQRVMTLLDPGSDKLGTGYQITQSTIAIGSGGVYGKGWLNGDQSRLDFLPERHTDFIFAIFGEEFGLLGNLILFGIYIFIILRGLHLATRGVDTFSRLLGGSLSLTFFVYLLVNTGMVSGVLPVVGVPLPLISYGGTSMVTLMAAFGLLMGLKKRKIGYDES
- the mrdA gene encoding penicillin-binding protein 2; the encoded protein is MSESKILKDEKEEHLLFRSRAIVAACVVVMLLSAISVRLFYLQVSQHEHLTELAQENYQKRIPIPPVRGQIYDRNGVVLADNKIEYVLEVVRDKATELDENIGLLQKLIPITAKDIHKFKQQLRVNSRFQPVVLRSALTPEEISIFSVNRYRFPGFAVNIRTERVYPLGSVASHVIGYVGRIDTRDLERLGKNEYKGSTHIGKTGIEKFYESRLHGKAGFKQVEMDAHSEPQRTLEEQSPISGEDLFLSIDLELQTKAETLLQGKRGAIVALDPRNGEILAMVSVPMFDSNLFVNGISYKDYNALRDDPGRPLFNRALQGAYPPGSTIKPITGLAGLEAGVVNEKRTVYGRGFFQIPGTKHRYRCWKKTGHGHISLNRAIYQSCDVYFYDLAYRMGIDRFSVAMREFGFGQKTGIDLPHERSGLIPTPEWKKKRYKTSWYPGDTVNIGIGQGYWTASPLQLAHATGAVAMRGQRVMPHVLKSVRTSRDLPEKVVVPKRLPSIKATDAHWDAVIQGMVNVVHGPMGTARRSGAGAKYRFAGKTGTAQVFGIAQNKTYNASKLAKKLHDHSLFVAFAPLENPRIALSIIVENGGGGSAVAAPMARELLDTYLLPKPVQIEAEKPEEGEVKTTQVNKKNNDRT
- a CDS encoding SPOR domain-containing protein, with the protein product MNNIPFKITAIICLSLLINSATQANWQTVKSNPPYTSTKLSPQLMKSHVVQFLSSQSAEKAEGIKNTLMMHGFPAFVKTHDSQGTSLYQVQIGPFNSHFKASNAKLRVIHQYPQYGFLKDAIVKKKL
- a CDS encoding DUF2058 family protein translates to MSSIRDQLLKAGLVTEEQVKQAETKPKSVKKSAKPNNKNKAANSGSNRNKRAEKPAKTHEPSDLELFYKQRSATEKAEQAEQEKQRKEAARVRKINRAKIGALIRDNAKNEESADIRYNFVVGSSVKYLFVTEAQQELLSAGELAIAFLGERRCLITPEVADQIQAIESSRLIIRFEPEN
- a CDS encoding pseudouridine synthase, with protein sequence MAQLILFNKPYGVLSQFTAEEGVNSLADFIEAPGCYPAGRLDKDSEGLLLLTDDGKLQHRIANPAKKMSKCYWVQVEGAPDETALQQLRDGVLLKDGMTRPAKARLMAEPHILWPRTPPVRERKSVPDHWIEITISEGRNRQVRRMTSAVGLPTLRLIRYRVGSWTIDGLDNGLWRSETV
- the mscL gene encoding large-conductance mechanosensitive channel protein MscL produces the protein MIAEFKEFALKGNLVDMAAGIIIGAAIGKVVSSLVSDIIMPPIGVMMGGVDFTDLSYVIQEAAGDVPAVAINYGAFAQTFIDFMIVAMAIFLIIKLMNKAQRKQEPEPEPAGPSSEDLLVEIRDLLKKA
- the gmk gene encoding guanylate kinase, giving the protein MTLGTLYIISAPSGAGKTSLISALLEKNSGIEVSVSHTTRPTRDGEIHGQHYHFVSVESFKEGIEAGVFLEYAQVFDNFYGTSKSTVKERLEQGIDVILEIDWQGAQQIRVLEPEACSIFILPPSIEALEQRLQSRNQDSDEVIARRLSQAKEDATHFSEYDYVIINQDFEKALEELQSIFVSQRVKLSKAELRNADILRALID
- the ppa gene encoding inorganic diphosphatase, producing the protein MNIDKLSVGKDVPNNVNVIIEIPANASPVKYEVDKDSGALMVDRFMTAPMFYPANYGFVPHTLADDGDPIDVLVVTPEPLVHGCVIPARPVGVLNMSDEGGGDVKIVAVPAGKLSTQYDNIQNYTDLPELLLQQIEHFFEHYKQLEKGKWVKIDDWADAAAARQAIQESVEAYSK